A window of Castanea sativa cultivar Marrone di Chiusa Pesio chromosome 1, ASM4071231v1 contains these coding sequences:
- the LOC142623249 gene encoding uncharacterized protein LOC142623249, with product MTMYTRNEALMCKVFPSSLSPVAMRWFDGLRERSIDSYEELTRAFGARFVTCSRVLRTLDSLLALLMREGETLKTYSDRYWELYNKLDGNFEDVVVRTFKSGLPTESDLWESLTMKPARNMRQLMDRIDEHKRVEDDQAQIKGKVKGFHDRKDNRFNKTGGN from the coding sequence ATGACCATGTACACCAGAAATGAAgctttgatgtgcaaggtgtttCCCTCTAGCCTTAGCCCAGTGgcaatgagatggtttgatggacTACGTGAAAGGTCCATTGATTCCTATGAGGAGCTCACCAGAGCTTTTGGTGCAAGGTTTGTTACGTGCAGTAGGGTGCTGAGGACATTAGACTCCCTGCTAGCGCTGTtgatgagagagggagagacctTGAAGACTTACTCGGATAGGTATTGGGAACTATACAACAAGTTGGATGGGAACTTTGAGGACGTGGTGGTACGCACCTTCAAGAGCGGGCTACCCACCGAGTCCGACCTATGGGAGTCCCTCACCATGAAACCTGCTCGAAACATGAGACAGTTGATGGACCGAATAGACGAGCACAAGAGGGTGGAAGATGACCAAGCACAAATTAAGGGAAAGGTAAAGGGCTTCCACGACCGGAAGGATAACCGCTTCAATAAGACAGGGGGAAACTAG
- the LOC142622070 gene encoding vacuolar iron transporter homolog 3-like has translation MASNVQTSLNGAKFTIPTTHDLEQSTLEIETKEFDYSKRSQWLRAAVLGANDGLVSTASLMMGVGAVKQDIKAMILTGFAGLVAGACSMAIGEFVSVYSQLDIEVAQMKREKQKGELGGERSEEEDDAEKESLPNPLQAAAASALAFSVGAMVPLLAASFIKEYKVRVGAVVGAVSLALVVFGWLGALLGKAPLLRSVLRVLIGGLLAMAITFGLTKLIGSSGL, from the coding sequence atgGCATCCAACGTCCAAACATCCCTGAATGGTGCTAAATTCACCATTCCCACCACTCATGACCTGGAGCAATCAACGCTGGAGATAGAAACCAAGGAATTTGATTACTCGAAAAGATCCCAATGGTTACGTGCGGCTGTGTTAGGAGCCAACGATGGGCTGGTCTCAACAGCTTCATTGATGATGGGTGTTGGAGCAGTTAAACAAGACATTAAGGCCATGATACTTACTGGGTTTGCAGGCCTTGTTGCTGGGGCTTGTAGCATGGCCATAGGAGAGTTCGTGTCTGTGTACTCACAGTTGGATATAGAGGTGGCCCAGATGAAAAGAGAGAAGCAAAAGGGTGAGCTAGGTGGAGAAAGATCAGAAGAGGAAGATGATGCTGAAAAAGAGAGTTTGCCAAACCCTTTGCAAGCTGCAGCAGCATCAGCTCTTGCCTTTTCTGTGGGTGCAATGGTTCCATTACTTGCAGCTTCGTTCATAAAAGAGTATAAGGTAAGAGTAGGAGCGGTGGTGGGTGCAGTGAGCTTGGCTTTGGTGGTGTTTGGGTGGTTGGGTGCTTTGTTAGGTAAGGCACCATTGCTTAGGTCTGTACTGAGGGTTCTGATTGGAGGTTTGCTTGCTATGGCTATAACTTTTGGGTTAACCAAACTGATTGGATCAAGTGGGCTGTAA